From Vitis vinifera cultivar Pinot Noir 40024 chromosome 5, ASM3070453v1, the proteins below share one genomic window:
- the LOC104879228 gene encoding F-box/LRR-repeat protein At3g26922: MGRRGCKAAKLVRGEDWLVELPDDILSTIISLLPLKEAVRTGILSKRWRSIWTCHSELWFDAASVLGIGDCSTSMSGNQPELNSQMQSSKFVERVDQFMYYRSQGRKINSFSIHFPLGKEFMSHIDQWITCAVMKGVENIDLDLSEYFSFNLKRDDTSSTAFQIYEFPCRLFSVPGGRCTLKHLRLASCHLSALPSSNTLTSLITVDLQRVNISDQQLQDLLSTCSHLEWLSLCVCNGLVNLSFSALNLQLKFLSIKNCFRLETIEIHAADLVTFKYGGHLPSFSFKNVPKLAKASLEFFIKSSRTEGVMYALTRFPQDLPQLETLKLLSVLTLKKLQLPENGPTFTNVKQFELTVFPFDDDDDLSWIGYILKAFPLLQKLELNLFSPSFTKQPKEIERFLPECPHRHLSILQINGFYGNQHEVDLLKYLLHNLVALELLVVAPSKKGGEYISWRSQAEHLWCRARLQGAYEWLLAVLPRAVRLEIC; the protein is encoded by the exons ATGGGTCGACGGGGTTGCAAGGCTGCCAAACTGGTG AGAGGGGAGGATTGGCTCGTTGAACTACCAGATGATATTCTTTCTACAATAATCTCTTTGCTGCCGTTGAAAGAGGCTGTAAGGACCGGCATCTTGTCAAAAAGATGGAGATCAATTTGGACTTGTCACTCTGAGCTCTGGTTTGATGCTGCTAGTGTACTTGGGATCGGCGATTGCTCCACTTCCATGTCTGGGAATCAACCTGAATTGAACAGTCAAATGCAGAGTTCCAAGTTTGTGGAACGGGTCGATCAATTCATGTATTACCGTTCCCAAGGGCGCAAAATAAACTCATTTTCCATCCATTTTCCTTTAGGCAAGGAATTTATGTCTCACATTGATCAGTGGATAACTTGTGCAGTTATGAAGGGAGTTGAAAATATTGATCTCGACTTGTCAGAGTACTTTAGCTTTAACCTTAAGAGGGATGACACATCTTCAACTgcatttcaaatttatgaatttCCCTGTCGGCTTTTTTCTGTCCCAGGGGGAAGATGCACTCTGAAGCATTTGAGATTGGCTTCATGCCATCTCAGTGCTCTTCCAAGTTCCAATACTCTCACCTCTCTGATCACTGTTGATCTCCAAAGAGTAAATATCAGTGATCAACAGCTACAGGATCTCTTATCTACTTGTTCTCATCTGGAATGGCTGAGTCTGTGTGTATGCAATGGGCTTGTCAATTTGAGTTTTTCTGCTCTGAACCTCCAGTTGAAGTTCTTAAGTATAAAGAACTGTTTCAGATTGGAGACAATTGAAATCCATGCTGCAGATCTTGTTACATTTAAATATGGAGGTCATTTACCAAGTTTCTCATTCAAAAATGTCCCAAAGCTGGCTAAGGCTTCTCTGGAATTCTTTATCAAGAGTAGTAGGACGGAAGGTGTGATGTATGCGCTTACAAGATTTCCTCAAGATCTACCACAATTGGAGACTCTAAAATTGTTGTCAGTTTTGACTCTGAAG aAGCTGCAGCTACCAGAAAATGGACCTACATTCACCAATGTCAAGCAATTTGAGCTGACTGTTTTTCCATTTGATGATGATGACGATCTCAGTTGGATTGGCTACATCCTGAAGGCTTTCCCGTTGTTGCAGAAGCTAGAACTGAAT TTGTTCTCCCCAAGCTTTACCAAACAACCAAAAGAGATAGAAAGGTTTCTTCCTGAATGCCCCCATAGGCATCTCTCCATATTACAGATAAATGGGTTTTACGGTAATCAGCATGAAGTCGACCTGCTGAAGTATTTGCTTCATAATTTAGTTGCACTTGAACTCCTGGTGGTTGCTCCAAGCAAGAAGGGCGGAGAATATATTTCGTGGCGTTCTCAAGCAGAACACTTATGGTGCAGGGCAAGACTGCAGGGTGCCTATGAGTGGCTTCTTGCGGTACTACCCCGCGCTGTCCGTCTAGAAATTTGCtga
- the LOC100256278 gene encoding protein CHUP1, chloroplastic, with translation MGEEVGQRREERPIDALSQEAMKQNPPTPCKTTTPSHLRRPSSSSSSSSSSSSKVKAVGVLNGVSSPSPAPRPRARSGPLEMNNSHKARRSLLLNKPKSGDHALGSQKPRDAEEVKVMGRSRNRPVVDQLAPRRPSEGPEPDDKTKELQEKLDLRQNLINNLQSEVLGLKAELDKAQSFNLELQSLNAKLTEDLAAALAKITALTSRQQEESVTEYQSPKFKDIQKLIANKLEHPKIKQEASNEASTVQAPSAASVPRVPRAMDSQRKVPPCPAPPPPPLPPPQPPARAAATRKAPTLVEFYHSLTKGVGKRDFAQSGNHNKLVVSSAHSSIVGEIQNRSAHQLAIKADIETKGDFINGLIQRVLAASYSDMEDIVKFVDWLDNELSTLADERAVLKHFKWPEKKADAMREAAIEYRDLKLLESEVSCYKDNANVPCGVALKKMAGLLDKSERSIQRLIKLRNSVVRSYQECGIPTGWMLDSGIVSKIKQASINLAKMYMQRVAMELESVRNSERESSQEALLLQGVHFAYRAHQFAGGLDSETLCAFEEIRQRVPEHLGGSRELLAGIPSS, from the exons ATGGGGGAAGAGGTTGGTCAACGCAGAGAGGAGAGACCGA TTGACGCCTTGTCTCAAGAAGCCATGAAGCAAAACCCTCCTACGCCATGCAAGACCACCACCCCTTCTCACCTTAGGAgaccctcctcctcctcctcctcttcctcttcctcttcctctaaAGTGAAGGCAGTAGGTGTTTTGAATGGGGTCTCATCGCCATCACCAGCCCCAAGGCCACGGGCGAGGTCGGGTCCTCTAGAGATGAATAACAGCCATAAGGCTAGGAGGTCCCTTcttctcaacaaacccaaatcTGGAGACCATGCACTAGGATCTCAAAAGCCTAGGGATGCAGAGGAGGTTAAGGTCATGGGTCGCTCCAGGAACCGCCCTGTTGTGGACCAACTTGCTCCGCGGCGGCCCTCTGAAGGGCCCGAGCCAGATGACAAGACCAAGGAATTGCAGGAGAAGCTTGACCTCAGGCAGAATTTGATCAACAATTTACAGTCTGAGGTATTGGGTTTGAAGGCAGAGTTGGACAAAGCCCAGAGCTTCAACCTGGAACTGCAATCACTCAACGCTAAGCTCACTGAGGACCTTGCTGCTGCTCTAGCAAAGATAACTGCCCTTACTAGTCGTCAACAG GAGGAGTCGGTTACAGAGTACCAGAGCCCTAAATTTAAAGACATTCAAAAACTCATTGCCAACAAGTTGGAACACCCAAAAATTAAGCAGGAGGCAAGCAATGAAGCAAGTACTGTTCAGGCACCATCAGCAGCATCAGTACCACGGGTTCCCAGGGCTATGGATTCCCAAAGAAAGGTTCCACCATGTCCcgcaccaccacctcctcctctGCCCCCACCTCAGCCTCCAGCTAGAGCAGCTGCTACTCGGAAGGCTCCAACACTCGTAGAATTTTATCACTCATTGACAAAGGGTGTGGGGAAGAGAGATTTTGCACAATCCGGGAATCACAATAAACTAGTGGTTAGCAGTGCACATAGTAGTATAGTTGGAGAAATTCAAAATCGTTCAGCACATCAGTTAGCT ATAAAAGCAGACATTGAAACAAAAGGAGACTTCATCAATGGTCTTATCCAGAGAGTGCTGGCTGCATCTTATTCAGATATGGAAGACATTGTGAAATTTGTGGATTGGCTTGATAATGAGCTCTCAACCTTG GCTGATGAGAGGGCTGTGCTAAAGCATTTCAAGTGGCCTGAGAAGAAAGCTGATGCCATGAGAGAAGCTGCTATTGAATATCGTGACCTTAAACTTTTAGAAAGTGAAGTTTCCTGCTATAAGGATAATGCTAATGTTCCATGTGGAGTTGCCTTGAAGAAGATGGCTGGTTTACTAGACAA GTCTGAAAGAAGCATACAAAGGTTGATTAAGCTGCGGAACTCTGTTGTGCGGTCTTATCAGGAATGTGGAATTCCAACTGGTTGGATGCTTGATTCAGGAATAGTTAGTAAG ATAAAGCAGGCTTCTATAAATCTGGCCAAGATGTACATGCAAAGAGTGGCAATGGAGCTCGAGTCGGTTCGGAATTCAGAAAGGGAATCCTCACAAGAAGCTCTACTGCTTCAGGGAGTGCATTTTGCATACAGGGCTCACCAG TTTGCTGGGGGCCTAGATTCTGAAACATTATGCGCATTCGAAGAGATAAGGCAGCGGGTTCCTGAACACCTGGGAGGGTCTCGAGAATTGCTGGCCGGCATACCATCATCATAG
- the LOC100242564 gene encoding diacylglycerol O-acyltransferase 3, which produces MEVSGVVFRQVPFFSGAGIDTQSSKSSFSGVSVDSGNRISAFSELRLLGSRDSRVAVRPRKPSGFRDESHLKYYYESPRCGAKKDKDKVTTKKKSKLLKALSKDLSLFSDLGFGVDSDEGLFGEVKGKMISEAAEVLLKQLQQMRAEEKELKRRRKEEKAKLKATRMETGVVCESSSSESSDSECGEVVDMTHLRSGAVVEPIKDESQPVIQEAKGLEEPSLLQPVTTTLKGECCTAVNTATSVAVDQNEKTQVMGAGAKRIEVCMGGKCKKSGAEALLEEFERVVGVEGAVVGCKCMGKCRVGPNVRVLNSIEGVEAEGMDDSVRTPANPLCVGVGLQDVGIIVSNFFGETHEDIGLPAPA; this is translated from the exons ATGGAGGTCTCCGGCGTCGTTTTCCGGCAGGTTCCGTTCTTCTCCGGCGCTGGAATTGATACTCAGTCTTCAAAGTCCTCCTTTTCCGGCGTCTCTGTTGATTCCGGCAACCGGATTTCCGCTTTCTCTGAACTTCGTCTTCTGGGATCTCGAGACTCCAGGGTTGCAGTAAGACCTAGAAAGCCTTCTGGGTTTCGCGACGAAAGTCATTTGAAGTATTATTATGAGTCGCCCAGGTGCGGTGCAAAGAAGGATAAGGACAAGGTTACAACCAAGAAGAAGTCGAAATTGCTCAAGGCCTTGTCGAAGGACTTGTCCCTGTTTTCTGATTTGGGGTTTGGAGTGGATTCTGATGAAGGCCTGTTCGGCGAGGTTAAGGGGAAGATGATATCG GAAGCAGCAGAGGTTTTACTGAAGCAATTGCAACAGATGAGAGCAGAGGAGAAGGAATTGAAGAGGAGGAGAAAAGAGGAGAAAGCCAAGCTGAAGGCCACCAGGATGGAAACCGGGGTTGTTTGTGAATCTTCTTCCTCCGAATCCAGCGACAGCGAATGTGGGGAGGTGGTTGACATGACCCACCTGAGAAGTGGAGCTGTTGTGGAGCCAATTAAAGATGAATCACAACCAGTCATTCAAGAAGCCAAAGGCTTGGAAGAGCCCAGTTTACTGCAACCAGTCACAACCACTCTTAAAGGAGAGTGCTGCACAGCAGTCAATACTGCAACAAGTGTTGCTGTTGACCAGAATGAAAAGACCCAAGTGATGGGAGCAGGGGCAAAGAGGATTGAGGTGTGTATGGGTGGGAAGTGTAAGAAATCAGGAGCTGAGGCACTGTTGGAGGAGTTTGAGAGGGTGGTTGGCGTGGAAGGTGCTGTGGTTGGGTGCAAATGCATGGGGAAGTGCAGAGTGGGCCCTAATGTGAGGGTTTTGAATTCCATTGAAGGGGTTGAGGCTGAGGGAATGGATGATTCTGTGAGGACACCCGCTAATCCTCTGTGTGTTGGGGTTGGTCTGCAGGATGTTGGGATAATTGTGAGCAACTTCTTTGGAGAAACCCATGAAGATATTGGACTGCCTGCACCAGCTTAG